Proteins encoded in a region of the Bacteroidota bacterium genome:
- a CDS encoding TusE/DsrC/DsvC family sulfur relay protein, which translates to MATIELGGKIFEVDGDGFLSHPEIWNEEVANLFAKSDGIEEMNEKHWAIVKIIRKNWEEKGMAPMIRVICQETGVRLREIYELFPLGPARGACRIAGLPKPDGCV; encoded by the coding sequence ATGGCTACTATTGAATTAGGAGGGAAAATTTTTGAAGTTGATGGGGACGGATTTCTGTCACATCCGGAAATTTGGAATGAAGAAGTTGCAAATTTATTTGCAAAGAGTGATGGTATTGAAGAAATGAACGAAAAACATTGGGCCATTGTAAAAATAATTCGCAAGAATTGGGAAGAAAAAGGCATGGCTCCGATGATTAGGGTTATTTGCCAGGAAACAGGCGTTCGTCTTCGAGAGATTTACGAGTTATTTCCGTTGGGTCCAGCACGGGGTGCTTGTCGTATCGCCGGATTACCAAAACCTGATGGTTGCGTTTAA